Within Triticum dicoccoides isolate Atlit2015 ecotype Zavitan chromosome 1B, WEW_v2.0, whole genome shotgun sequence, the genomic segment GACGGAGGAGGGGAGGCAGCGCATGATTTTGGCGCCAACAAGCTGTAAAAACTGGCGCCACAAGTGCTTCCTCATTCCCGCCATTGCGTTCCAATCTCGTAGCTAGTGTGTATATATACATGAGGCGTTCGAGGCACAACACAATCAGCAACACGAGCAGTCCCATGGCGCCAACACATCCTTACTTCATCTCCTCTATTCCCCTGTCCGATGACGATGAGGCGGAGGTGATTAACATCATCGACTCCGACGGCGGCGACACCGTCGTCTACCTTTCATCGGGTGAGGAGGACAATAACAGTTCCTGCGGCGATGATGGCGCCTCCTTCCCCAACGGTGCTTCCAACACCAAGCCCGCGTGCACGGCCACATCCTTTGTGGCCGGTAGCTCCaactccgactccgactccgatgacACCACACCGACTCAGCACTACAACTACTGGCACAGAGATGACAACATCCATCTTGTGGAAACCGATGGAAGGCTCCTCAGGGAGTACGCCCCCGCACACGTACCTCCATCTGCGCTCTTGATTGAGTTTCTCAAAGGTAGGGTGCCATTCCGTCATGGCGAGCTGACATCACGTATCATCGGCGATCATAGGAGGTATCTCCAGAACAAATTCCGTGGCATGTGCGAGGGCAGCTGCAACAACCGCAGTTACCGCAAACCGAGGAGACGGCAGGAGAATGAGTTCTTCGAATGCTGCAAGAGGGAATGGCCCCACATCATGGAAGAGGCCCGCGCGTAGTTTGAAGATGAGCAGTAGTAGGCGTGGACACGTACTGCTAGTTTAATCGTCCTCTGTCCGACAGTagtgttttctttctttctttctttcatgtCTACTCTTTTCTTTTTTTGTGTTGGAGCTTTTGTTCCTGATATAATATTTAATCAATAATAAAGTTCTCTTACTGCCAAAAAAAATAGTTCTCTGTGTTTCCCGTATGTATTAACGCTTGATTACCACAGGCTTGAATTATCAAACTACTTTGTGTACACTCAGACTACTTCTCTGAACTTTGTGAAGTAAGTCTGTACATTCAGACTACTCTAGTTTTGTCTGAACTTTCTTGACTTTCTATATACATTCAGACTAGCACGAAAGGAAAACCAACAAGCCATTGTCCATGTCAATGCAGTGTGAATGATGCAATACCAGAAGCCCATAATGGTCCTTGTTGATCTAGGCCCCGATAGCTtacattgtttttctttttctttttttagggtAACCCCCCGATAGTTTACATGAAGCCATCAAGAAAGGGAAATGTCTATATGGTATGGATTATACAAAATCCGTTTAATATAAAGATAATAGTTGTGAAGGCCTAATTAGTGGAAGTTTCAATGAGAATGTTGTGAAggctaaatattttaaattgagatACACCTGCCAAATCAAATATCGCTTATGAGTATCCTTAAGCAAGTACCTGGATAAATGACTAGTACAATAATGAGAGATTAAAACATAACTGAATATAAGTTCAATATGGAGAAATTGTTAATCAGCGGGCATTGATCAAAACCATGAAGCCTTATTAACTAAGATAATATTCACATCTTTTTTATCTGAAAAATCTGGATTTTATTCTGTAAGCATTAGTTCGACATAACTAACCCTTGAATCGCTCTCTCTAGATTTTGCTTCTAACACTGAAAGAATTATTTTGCTGCATCTGAACATAGCTTTCCACTAGTTCTGAGAGATGCACCTCTATCTATATGTGATATCCAATTAATGGCAGTTCTCCAAGAACATTGTGAACGTGGGTTGTAAGGCTGTAATCCACAATGAATAATATTACCGATGAAACCACAAACCAATCACAAAAAATAAAGAGTAGGCGTCATGGTCTCTCATATCTACATCAGTAGAATAAATAATGAGCACAATAAATAGCCTTGATCTCTATGGATGAAGTTCAGCAAAATATGTGAGTTAAGAGGCCAAGTTCAGAGAGACCCAATCTTTACCCACTAATAAAGCGGCtatcgcttctggtcgtccgtcattaaaATTACCCTATAAGTTGGttaaaattacccaccaatgccatggAAAAACGATTTGATTTTTCGGACCAAAAATCGACGCCTACTTCATTGTTTTATAGGGTCGCGACGAGTAGTGGTCACAGGATGATGATCAGCCGAGTGGTTGGACTATTGCTCTTTTAGCCGCGAGACCAGGGTTCGATCCCCTACTGCGATAATTTGTATCTTTCTTTTCTCACGCGTCCTACTCATGTATGCGTTCATGAACCGGCCCATGTGCGGGGCTTCACTGGTGGTTTTGCAAAACTGTTCGCAAAATTATAAAAAAACACAATTTGTAAAAAAGGTTGGGAAAATAAAagcatgttcatgattttgaaaaaacgaTCGTGTATTCAAAACATTTTTGGGAATCTGAAAAAAAATGTCTATGAAGTTTTAGAAAATATtcacaataataataataagtattttttttgttccccaattttaaaaaaagttcatcgattcaaaaaatgtttgttgagTCAAAAAATATTAATAAATACGAAACCGGTTCATACATTCAAAAAACATTGTAAACAAaactaatgttcatgattttttttgagaaaataaaaaatttcaaaaacaAATGTTCGTCGATTCGGAAAACTGTTCACTgattcaaaagtattttatgtctaTGATTTGATTAGTTTTTCCaaagtctttatatgtcttggCGTTGGGAGCAGTTCGTAGTCAACAAGatttgtttttaaagttttaaacgttCCCTTGCGCAACATAATGACAAGTGCGGCATGCACTGGCAAACTCATAGCCTTGGGATTTACCACGTCGAGTGCCTTGTGATCACGTGAACATCGCGACCATCATCGGCTAGGGTGAGAAAAAAAATAACAACATGGTGGACCACTATGTTAAAATAGAGTACGCTCGTATATCAGGatattgagtcatacttatttggttagccataactttttgtctcccgttgcaacgcacagacaTATTTGCTAGTATCATTAATACTTGAATCAATCATTCAGACATGTCCCACCCGGACCAAAATTTGATAACACTAGTAGTAACATATATAGAGTATATATAAATATCGAGCAGaatagaaaccaaaataaccaactAGCGAATTGTGACTTAATATAATAGGCCCCACTTCCGGTGTCTTCCTGGTGTTGCTGTCTTTTAACACCTGTAAACTGAATGCATTTCAGATTCGCTCCAGTTCTGCAACAAATGAGGAAGTGAAGAAAACTGATAACTGCATCAATAGATTGTTATCAAAAGCTTGATTGCACAAAATCTATTGCGAGTAATTAATTATGAACATGAGCGAGCCAGGATATAAGATGCATTACACGCAGGCACATAGGGAAAAACAAATCTAAGACTACATCAACAAGATCATGATAGTGTATTAAAGTCGAATGGATGTTTCGACTGCTCAGTTTTTAACAAATTAATAAAATATCAAAACTAAAAAGTTTCCATCATAGAATGGAAACATATACTATGATAATGAAGTCATCAGACTTGCTTAAATAATAATTCCACTTGCTAAAACAGTTGCATGCAATGGAGTTTATATAGCATGGAACATTACTTTCGCAAAAAAAATATAGCATGGAACATTATAGCCTTCGACGATTGCAACAAAAAGTTGGTTACACAGTTTCAGTTGACGGGGCATTAGCTTTTTCTCCCTTTGCATGGTGCCGCTGACTGGCACCCAAAAATAGTGACCTTCACCAATTTAATATTTTATCGGCACTGGTGTATATATTATATATGCTTGCAGTATATCTCTTTTGCCACAAATGGATGCAACAATTTTTAAGCAATGTAATAAGCCATGTCAACTGGAGTTATATTTTACACAAGAAGATATGAGCTCATATATCCTGAGGAAGTTCATATTTCCACTGAAATAAGTAACCAGGCAGATCTTAATTCTACATGAGCATTATGTATACATGCTAACTATATAATCAAGTTTGTTACTAGATAATTTTACCCAAGATGCATGGTCTCATTCCCGATTGCGAGCTAAAATCGAAACTAATTCCTGACAATCAACTATGAGACCGGCCATGTATAGAATATTAAGTAGAGGGAGCTAGAGTAACAAAACTTTGATCAACTGACCTATATATCATGACTTCAGTCGAGACAATTGATGAGGGAGTTCGTCACCTCCTTTCTGATATCAGCCAACCACAACAAAGCCTTTAATTTTGCAATGTGTTGCTTCTGAAGTTTGGCATTGAGTGTCCTGGCCTTCTCGTCAGGAAGCTTCAGGAACGAAGACTTGAACAACCCAGGATGTTTCTCCTCTAGGGCCAACACCTCTTGCCCAAGGTGCCAATAAAAATCGATCTTGACTTGGAATAGCTTCTCCGCATCGCTCTTAGTCAGAGCATGTTCAGCGACCTCAGGTTGAATCAGAGTAACTTCAGCGGCCTCAGGTTGCATCCTAGGCTGCGGCGCCTCGGCCGACCTCATCCTCTTGTGCTCGACAGGTTCTGCATCCACGGCCTTCCTCTTGGGTTGGGACCTGGGCGGCGACTCGGAATCTGGGACCGTGTCGCCTTgcagtggcggctggtggatgttATTGTCGtccggcccctcctcctcctcctcctcctcctccgattcTTCATTGCCCCCAGTCTCCTCCTCCGATTCTTCTCTTAGAGGCTGCTTCTCCACAACTTGGTGGTCAGAATCGTCGGAGGAGGCGTTTTCCTCGGATGAGCCGTAGGAGGATTGCGGGGAGGCCATGAAGCAACCAAGAGTGGTTAGGGTACGTCTTTCGGAATCTATATCCGTCTTGACAGACGGCTTTGTTTTCCTTATTTTATTTAGGAAAAAGTCCAAAACGAACCTTGAATTGATAGATGAAAGATAAATTAAACCCTGAACTTTGAATCCCGAAAATTGGCACTCCGAACTTATCAATCCCGGTCTACTTTGGACCCTAGACCTATTTGGGGCACTGGGAATATATCAATCCCGTCCGGATAAGGTACTACTCTCACTTACGACTATTTGGGCCGGCTCACAACTTGCATTTTCGAAAAatgaaaaaatgttcgtgttttaaaATTGTGTATTTTTTTAAATGTTCGTCCTTTCAATCATAAAAAAATCCgtgcatttcaaaaaatgtacaGTAATTTAAAAAGGTTCCTGTTTTCGTTTTTCTgccaaaaaatatattttttagtgttttaaaaaattgttcagaaGTTAAAAAATAGAGCGCAAATATTTTGCGACGTCATGAGCAAAAAAAATTAAACTATAATATTTCTCCAATCTTGAACTGTTTTTCAAATTTGAACATTTTCTGAAAGATGAAAAAAAACTAGGAGAAACCGTAGCAAGCATCTTTTGAAAAACTAGGAGGTACTGTAGCAGAAAATATTGAAGACATGCTGGCCTGAATAATTTTTTGTACTGCAGACATTGTTTAAAAATTCTGAATAGTTTTCCAAAACATTGATTGTATTAAAACACAACCAATTTTAAAAAAAGCAAACACTATTTCGGACATAAACATTTTAAAATAAAAACAGGTGCAAATTCTGAAGCATGAACAATTTTTTCAAaatatttatacaatgtaaaaaaaagtTATTGTCTTCACGTAAATGTAAAACATGTAGTTTACAAAATATTGTTGTGTCACATTGTTTAAAAAATGTTTTCGGAATTTCGTATACTATTTGTTTTTAAAAAATATTCTGTATTTCAAACTGTTCAAATTTTTTCCAAGAAATGTTTCGTAATTTTTCAAAAAACAAATCATATATGAACAATACTCTCTGTTCTTATAAGGAATGTGCTATGTCAGATCAATTGCATCCTTCAGTTGCGTTGGCTAGGTGCGGCCACTACTAGCCCGAGGTTTACTAGTTCGAATCATCCTGTCATGCACATTACTTACTACTAGTATTTTTTATCGCTTGGGTTCGtagaaaacgaaaaagaaaaaacaCCCAATCAACTGCGTCGATGGGCTGGCCCTATTTATCCTAGTATCCAGCCAGTCAGTCAAGTATCTTTTTCTCCAAAAAAAAAAGTCAGTCAAGTATCCTTGCCACATCAAGCAGTATAGCAGCTAAACACCCTCaaaggtttaaaatagaccgggatcAGAGAGTTCGGGGTGCTGATTTCCGGGATTACAAATTCAGGATTTGATTTAGCTTTTCTCAACAAATTCAAGGTTTATTTTGaactttttccttttatttatagATAGATAGACAAGAGACCGCTACTTCCCCTCGTAGGAAGGGTGATGACCAAGCCAGAATCGTAGCCTACCTTATGCGCCGATATATATGCTACGAAGTAGTATAAGGTAATGAACCTTATTACAATCCTAAACATAATTATTCCAGAATGATAATATCCCGAACATCAGTTTTTGAGTTTCCGGTACTGGCTTATCACCGTCCATCGCAGCGTACGAATCTTAACTCCAGTTGCAGTGCCACATTAGATGTTGTCCATCGTTCACTGTAACCATCGCCCTTCCAAAATGCGCACTCCCCATGCAGGTCCCCTTTTCTCTCTCCCTTCTCTGCTCCCACCAACCGCCCTCGGCAGTTTCCCCATTCCCCTCTCGCTTTTACTCGCTCTCGGCTGGTGTGTGGCGACTCCGCGGCTGAAGGGTCGCgattgagggaatcctggattagggggtcctcggccagccggactatatcctttggccggactgttggactatgaagatacgagattgaagacttcgccccgtgtccggatgggactctcctttgcatggaaggcaagcttggcggttcggatatgtagatctccttctctgtaaccgactctatgtaaccctagcctcctccggtgtctatataaaccggagggtttagtccgtaggacaacaacaatcataaatataggctagcttctagggtttagcctcaacgatctcgtggtagatcaactcttgtaatactcatatcatcaagatcaatcaagcagaaagtagggtactacctccatcgagagggctcgaacctatgtaaacatcgtgtccccagcctcatgttaccattagccttagacgcacagttcgggaccccctacccgagatccgccggttttgacaccgacattgatgctttcattgagagttccactgtatcgccgcgataaggcttgatggctccttcaatcatcagcaacgatgcggtccagggcgagatttttctccccggacagatcttcgtattcggcggcttcgtactgcgggctaactcgcttgctcatctagagcagatcgacagctacacccctggccaccaggtcaggttcggaaacttgaactacacagccgacattcgcagagacttgatcttcgacgggttcgagcccgcGTCAGGAGCGTCAAAaattcacgacgagcatgacttagatctgccatcagacggtaTTCGGGATAttgcacctgcagctgccccggactttaatctggagcagatcgcgccatccgaggacgggtggatggaccccgccatggaggccgtgcactcatcggcgttggagccaaacacagactctACCTCCAAAGAGATTTGTgtaaccggacccccggactcgtctccggtcttAGGGTCCAAACCGCGCgcgtccgtgcccatcgaatctgattgggcaccgatcatagagtttacctccgcgggtatctttcaacactcacccttgtgTGACATGCTAAATTCActgaggtctctctctttatcaggggactcatggccgaactatgtctagctcgagtgggatgcggatgacgaagaaattcgctacccacccaccacccacttaatagccactgtcgatgacttaaccgacgtgctcaacttcgacttcgaagacatcgacggtatgaacgacgatgcaggagaagaacaggaaccgacACCCACAGGGCGCCGTACAacaacctcatcatatgatatatatatatatatatatatatatatatatatatatatatatatatatatatatggtggacacccccaaagaaaacaatggtgatgaggcaatgaAGGACAATCCCCTGGGGAGGCAATCAAAACATTGGCGTCATtgacgccgctctaagccccgccacggaagaaatagcagcaccgacacaggagatgatagcaatccggatggtgccgaagacaaagacaatcccgcccagcctgacttcaagcaggccggccagaaggatgggcaagctagccctaaggagcaggcaacatatggagaatcagaggaagataattatatgcctctctcTGAAAACGAGGCgggcctcggtgacgaagaatttgccgtgcctgaggatcctgtcgagcaggagcgcttcaagcgccggcttatagccacttcaaaaagcctgaagaaaaaacaacagcagcttcaaactgatcaagatatgctaacagatagatggactgaggtcctggcagccgaggaatacagactcgtgcgtccaaccaaaagttacccaaag encodes:
- the LOC119302464 gene encoding histone H3.v1-like; translated protein: MASPQSSYGSSEENASSDDSDHQVVEKQPLREESEEETGGNEESEEEEEEEEGPDDNNIHQPPLQGDTVPDSESPPRSQPKRKAVDAEPVEHKRMRSAEAPQPRMQPEAAEVTLIQPEVAEHALTKSDAEKLFQVKIDFYWHLGQEVLALEEKHPGLFKSSFLKLPDEKARTLNAKLQKQHIAKLKALLWLADIRKEVTNSLINCLD